AGTAGATGCTCTTGTCAATTGGGCAAGAAAAAGCTCTCTTTGGCCCTTGCCTTTTGGGACAGCTTGTTGCGCCATTGAATTTATGTCGGTAGTTTCATCACATTATGACTTATCCCGCTTTGGCGCAGAGGTTGTTAGATTTTCTCCCAGGCAGGCAGATCTTCTTATAGTTGCAGGCACAATTACGGACAAAATGGCGCCTGTCCTCAAAAAAATATATGACCAAATGCCTGAACCGAAATGGGTGCTTTCAATGGGTGCGTGCGCATCATCAGGAGGATTTTATAGAGCATATCATGTCGTTCAAAGTATCAAGGAGATTATTCCTGTTGATGTATTTGTAGCAGGTTGTCCGCCTACTCCAGAGAATTTGATTCATGGAATTATGATGATTCAAAAGATTGTTGAAAAGGATTCTGTGAAAAATGCTCGAGGATAATCCCACAGTAGCAAAAATTAAAGAAGAACATCCAGAGGCAATTCGTTCAGTTGACGATGCATACGGCAATCTAACAATTGTGCTGAACCGTGAATATATTGTTCCCGTATGCAATACCTTAAAAAATAATCCTTCTCTAGATTACAAAATGCTTCTTGATATATGCGGCGTTGATTATTTGGGAAAGAGAGAAGAGCGGTTTGAAGTAGTATATCATCTCTATTCTCTTTCACGCAAAAAGAGAGTTCGTCTTAAGGTCCCTCTTTATGAAAATGATCCTGTCGTAGATTCTGTAACAAGTGTATGGAAGGGAGCCAATTGGTTTGAACGTGAAGCATATGATATGTTTGGTATCCGTTTCAATGGACATCCAAACCTTTCAAGGATACTCTGCCATGACTGGTTTGTAGGACACCCTTTACGCAAAGATTTTGATGCTGGACAGAGGACCAAAAATACACAAATCAAAGAATTTTTAAAAG
This DNA window, taken from Candidatus Schekmanbacteria bacterium, encodes the following:
- a CDS encoding NADH-quinone oxidoreductase subunit B, whose translation is VDALVNWARKSSLWPLPFGTACCAIEFMSVVSSHYDLSRFGAEVVRFSPRQADLLIVAGTITDKMAPVLKKIYDQMPEPKWVLSMGACASSGGFYRAYHVVQSIKEIIPVDVFVAGCPPTPENLIHGIMMIQKIVEKDSVKNARG